Proteins encoded within one genomic window of Eurosta solidaginis isolate ZX-2024a chromosome 1, ASM4086904v1, whole genome shotgun sequence:
- the LOC137251959 gene encoding saccharopine dehydrogenase-like oxidoreductase isoform X3, which translates to MEAVRVLRPYSWGIAGRNKRKMRDMLEDIGIQHRKNLSKIPIISANIKQKRRLHKLAKKCRVLINCSGPYESYGENIIRACVSAKTHYIDLCTESHFMDYINYKFDDEAKRKGVYIIMGCGLQSLPADVGVNYMASHFNGTINSIHAYVEFWTKNPWVVGSVANKNVWASFVVGNRNMKKFRRRMFPKLEPVSTRRSILEESDVVKGFCIPAPTVDEDIVDRTQLYFMEEKNRRPVQYHCYFAFINPAVALLLLCWYFIILLLSQFQWTRNLLLRFPRIFSFGLFSSGGPNSENVDDTFFSITFKAEGWSKSSKRVRRIFSDPPNKVAVGKVSGTCPFYGVACVCLLVSATTVLNEQSRLPHRGGVYTPGAAFENTNIIGELEKHEHGLSFEIISIEYRN; encoded by the exons ATGGAGGCTGTACGAGTATTACGACCGTATTCGTGGGGAATTGCAGGACGGAATAAA AGGAAAATGAGGGATATGTTGGAAGACATTGGCATACAACACAGAAAAAACCTATCCAAGATACCTATAATCTCtgcaaatataaaacaaaaaagaagactTCATAAGTTAGCCAAAAAATGTCGG GTTCTTATCAACTGTTCGGGACCTTATGAGTCATATGGCGAAAACATTATCAGAGCCTGTGTTTCAGCCAAAACGCATTATATTGATCTTTGCACTGAATCTCACTTCATGGactatataaattataaatttgaCGATGAAGCTAAAAGAAAAGGTGTCTATATAATAATGGGTTGCGGACTACAGAGTTTACCCGCTGATGTTGGTGTGAACTATATGGCCTCTCATTTTAATG GAACTATAAACAGCATACATGCATATGTTGAATTTTGGACTAAAAATCCATGGGTGGTTGGCTCagtagcaaataaaaatgtatggGCAAGCTTTGTTGTGGGGAacagaaatatgaaaaaatttcgAAGAAGAATGTTTCCAAAATTAGAACCAGTATCAACGCGAAG GTCCATATTAGAAGAATCGGATGTTGTCAAAGGATTTTGCATACCGGCACCTACAGTTGATGAAGATATCGTCGATCGCACGCAGCTATATTTTATGGAAGAAAAAAACCGGAGACCTGTACAATATCATTGTTATTTTGCGTTCAT AAATCCCGCGGTTGCTTTACTTCTTTTATGCTGGTACTTTATAATTTTATTGCTCTCTCAATTTCAATGGACGCGCAATTTATTGTTAAGATTTCCTCGCATATTTTCATTCGGACTTTTCTCCTCTGGTGGTCCAAATTCTGAAAATGTCGATGACACATTTTTCTCCATAACATTTAAAGCAGAAGGCTGGTCTAAATCTTCAAAACGCGTACGGCGCATATTTTCGGATCCACCTAATAAAGTTGCAGTAGGAAAAGTTAGTGGTACATGTCCATTTTACGGTGTTGCTTGTGTTTGCTTACTCGTAAGCGCTACTACTGTGTTAAATGAACAATCTCGACTTCCGCATCG GGGAGGAGTTTACACTCCAGGTGCAGCATTTGAAAATACTAACATTATTGGTGAACTTGAAAAACATGAACATGGACTATCCTTCGAAATCATTAGCATTGAATATAGAAACTAA
- the LOC137251959 gene encoding saccharopine dehydrogenase-like oxidoreductase isoform X1, with protein MMHTIFVPMHLDFFGRRLDIVIFGATGCAGRFTVMEAVRVLRPYSWGIAGRNKRKMRDMLEDIGIQHRKNLSKIPIISANIKQKRRLHKLAKKCRVLINCSGPYESYGENIIRACVSAKTHYIDLCTESHFMDYINYKFDDEAKRKGVYIIMGCGLQSLPADVGVNYMASHFNGTINSIHAYVEFWTKNPWVVGSVANKNVWASFVVGNRNMKKFRRRMFPKLEPVSTRRSILEESDVVKGFCIPAPTVDEDIVDRTQLYFMEEKNRRPVQYHCYFAFINPAVALLLLCWYFIILLLSQFQWTRNLLLRFPRIFSFGLFSSGGPNSENVDDTFFSITFKAEGWSKSSKRVRRIFSDPPNKVAVGKVSGTCPFYGVACVCLLVSATTVLNEQSRLPHRGGVYTPGAAFENTNIIGELEKHEHGLSFEIISIEYRN; from the exons ATGATGCATACCATATTTGTACCTATGCACCTAG ATTTTTTTGGAAGACGCCTTGATATTGTTATATTTGGAGCAACAGGATGCGCTGGTCGCTTTACAGTTATGGAGGCTGTACGAGTATTACGACCGTATTCGTGGGGAATTGCAGGACGGAATAAA AGGAAAATGAGGGATATGTTGGAAGACATTGGCATACAACACAGAAAAAACCTATCCAAGATACCTATAATCTCtgcaaatataaaacaaaaaagaagactTCATAAGTTAGCCAAAAAATGTCGG GTTCTTATCAACTGTTCGGGACCTTATGAGTCATATGGCGAAAACATTATCAGAGCCTGTGTTTCAGCCAAAACGCATTATATTGATCTTTGCACTGAATCTCACTTCATGGactatataaattataaatttgaCGATGAAGCTAAAAGAAAAGGTGTCTATATAATAATGGGTTGCGGACTACAGAGTTTACCCGCTGATGTTGGTGTGAACTATATGGCCTCTCATTTTAATG GAACTATAAACAGCATACATGCATATGTTGAATTTTGGACTAAAAATCCATGGGTGGTTGGCTCagtagcaaataaaaatgtatggGCAAGCTTTGTTGTGGGGAacagaaatatgaaaaaatttcgAAGAAGAATGTTTCCAAAATTAGAACCAGTATCAACGCGAAG GTCCATATTAGAAGAATCGGATGTTGTCAAAGGATTTTGCATACCGGCACCTACAGTTGATGAAGATATCGTCGATCGCACGCAGCTATATTTTATGGAAGAAAAAAACCGGAGACCTGTACAATATCATTGTTATTTTGCGTTCAT AAATCCCGCGGTTGCTTTACTTCTTTTATGCTGGTACTTTATAATTTTATTGCTCTCTCAATTTCAATGGACGCGCAATTTATTGTTAAGATTTCCTCGCATATTTTCATTCGGACTTTTCTCCTCTGGTGGTCCAAATTCTGAAAATGTCGATGACACATTTTTCTCCATAACATTTAAAGCAGAAGGCTGGTCTAAATCTTCAAAACGCGTACGGCGCATATTTTCGGATCCACCTAATAAAGTTGCAGTAGGAAAAGTTAGTGGTACATGTCCATTTTACGGTGTTGCTTGTGTTTGCTTACTCGTAAGCGCTACTACTGTGTTAAATGAACAATCTCGACTTCCGCATCG GGGAGGAGTTTACACTCCAGGTGCAGCATTTGAAAATACTAACATTATTGGTGAACTTGAAAAACATGAACATGGACTATCCTTCGAAATCATTAGCATTGAATATAGAAACTAA
- the LOC137251959 gene encoding saccharopine dehydrogenase-like oxidoreductase isoform X2 translates to MIAYFYFFGRRLDIVIFGATGCAGRFTVMEAVRVLRPYSWGIAGRNKRKMRDMLEDIGIQHRKNLSKIPIISANIKQKRRLHKLAKKCRVLINCSGPYESYGENIIRACVSAKTHYIDLCTESHFMDYINYKFDDEAKRKGVYIIMGCGLQSLPADVGVNYMASHFNGTINSIHAYVEFWTKNPWVVGSVANKNVWASFVVGNRNMKKFRRRMFPKLEPVSTRRSILEESDVVKGFCIPAPTVDEDIVDRTQLYFMEEKNRRPVQYHCYFAFINPAVALLLLCWYFIILLLSQFQWTRNLLLRFPRIFSFGLFSSGGPNSENVDDTFFSITFKAEGWSKSSKRVRRIFSDPPNKVAVGKVSGTCPFYGVACVCLLVSATTVLNEQSRLPHRGGVYTPGAAFENTNIIGELEKHEHGLSFEIISIEYRN, encoded by the exons atgattgcatactttt ATTTTTTTGGAAGACGCCTTGATATTGTTATATTTGGAGCAACAGGATGCGCTGGTCGCTTTACAGTTATGGAGGCTGTACGAGTATTACGACCGTATTCGTGGGGAATTGCAGGACGGAATAAA AGGAAAATGAGGGATATGTTGGAAGACATTGGCATACAACACAGAAAAAACCTATCCAAGATACCTATAATCTCtgcaaatataaaacaaaaaagaagactTCATAAGTTAGCCAAAAAATGTCGG GTTCTTATCAACTGTTCGGGACCTTATGAGTCATATGGCGAAAACATTATCAGAGCCTGTGTTTCAGCCAAAACGCATTATATTGATCTTTGCACTGAATCTCACTTCATGGactatataaattataaatttgaCGATGAAGCTAAAAGAAAAGGTGTCTATATAATAATGGGTTGCGGACTACAGAGTTTACCCGCTGATGTTGGTGTGAACTATATGGCCTCTCATTTTAATG GAACTATAAACAGCATACATGCATATGTTGAATTTTGGACTAAAAATCCATGGGTGGTTGGCTCagtagcaaataaaaatgtatggGCAAGCTTTGTTGTGGGGAacagaaatatgaaaaaatttcgAAGAAGAATGTTTCCAAAATTAGAACCAGTATCAACGCGAAG GTCCATATTAGAAGAATCGGATGTTGTCAAAGGATTTTGCATACCGGCACCTACAGTTGATGAAGATATCGTCGATCGCACGCAGCTATATTTTATGGAAGAAAAAAACCGGAGACCTGTACAATATCATTGTTATTTTGCGTTCAT AAATCCCGCGGTTGCTTTACTTCTTTTATGCTGGTACTTTATAATTTTATTGCTCTCTCAATTTCAATGGACGCGCAATTTATTGTTAAGATTTCCTCGCATATTTTCATTCGGACTTTTCTCCTCTGGTGGTCCAAATTCTGAAAATGTCGATGACACATTTTTCTCCATAACATTTAAAGCAGAAGGCTGGTCTAAATCTTCAAAACGCGTACGGCGCATATTTTCGGATCCACCTAATAAAGTTGCAGTAGGAAAAGTTAGTGGTACATGTCCATTTTACGGTGTTGCTTGTGTTTGCTTACTCGTAAGCGCTACTACTGTGTTAAATGAACAATCTCGACTTCCGCATCG GGGAGGAGTTTACACTCCAGGTGCAGCATTTGAAAATACTAACATTATTGGTGAACTTGAAAAACATGAACATGGACTATCCTTCGAAATCATTAGCATTGAATATAGAAACTAA
- the IscU gene encoding iron-sulfur cluster assembly scaffold protein IscU — MSLTRASRLMQSQLTRIQSVPALFYHENVVEHYENPRNVGSLDKKDQSVGTGLVGAPACGDVMKLQIKVDENGKIVDAKFKTFGCGSAIASSSLATEWVKGKTIDEAGKLKNTDIAKELCLPPVKLHCSMLAEDAIKAALADYKVKQQNNGN; from the exons ATGTCTCTTACACGCGCATCCAGATTAATGCAGTCACAGCTGACACGCATCCAAAGCGTTCCTGCACTTTTCTATCAcgaaaat GTAGTAGAACATTACGAAAATCCACGCAATGTGGGCTCACTCGACAAGAAAGATCAAAGTGTTGGTACCGGCTTGGTTGGTGCACCGGCATGTGGCGATGTTATGAAGCTGCAAATTAAAGTTGATGAAAATGGTAAAATTGTTGACGCCAAATTTAAGACATTCGGTTGTGGTTCGGCTATTGCTAGTAGTTCATTGGCTACAGAATGGGTAAAGGGCAAGACAATTGATGAGGCTGGCAAATTGAAGAATACTGATATAGCCAAAGAATTGTGCTTACCACCAGTAAAGCTACATTGCTCCATGTTGGCTGAAGATGCTATAAAAGCAGCTTTGGCTGATTATAAAGTAAAACAGCAAAATAACGGAAATTAA
- the LOC137251984 gene encoding uncharacterized protein isoform X2, giving the protein MLFCLISTIYASPAGDKKKKAQTCAFDCQKYEPICGTEVNGKKLLTFGSSCVMDRYNCEHPDGKYQLKSKNECGGNVSVRLS; this is encoded by the exons ATGT TATTTTGCTTAATATCAACTATTTACGCTAGTCCAGCAGGCGATAAGAAAAAGAAAGCACAAACATGCGCTTTCGATTGCCAGAAATATGAACCAATTTGTGGTACAGAGGTAAATGGTAAAAAGTTGCTTACATTTGGTAGCAGCTGTGTAATGGATCGTTACAATTGTGAACATCCAGATGGAA AATATCAATTGAAATCAAAGAACGAATGTGGCGGTAATGTTAGCGTACGGCTCTCTTAA
- the LOC137251984 gene encoding uncharacterized protein isoform X1 has protein sequence MRFFALIFVVFCLISTIYASPAGDKKKKAQTCAFDCQKYEPICGTEVNGKKLLTFGSSCVMDRYNCEHPDGKYQLKSKNECGGNVSVRLS, from the exons atgcgtttttttgctttaatttttgtGG TATTTTGCTTAATATCAACTATTTACGCTAGTCCAGCAGGCGATAAGAAAAAGAAAGCACAAACATGCGCTTTCGATTGCCAGAAATATGAACCAATTTGTGGTACAGAGGTAAATGGTAAAAAGTTGCTTACATTTGGTAGCAGCTGTGTAATGGATCGTTACAATTGTGAACATCCAGATGGAA AATATCAATTGAAATCAAAGAACGAATGTGGCGGTAATGTTAGCGTACGGCTCTCTTAA